A region from the Desulfoglaeba alkanexedens ALDC genome encodes:
- a CDS encoding protein-tyrosine phosphatase family protein, with protein MIAYHLNWITDQLAVGHAPMSYAELDSLREQGIDALVNLCGEYCDLHEIEKRAGFDVYYLPVTDNEAPRLEELEKALDWLDEAIYLGKKVLIHCRFGVGRTGTFVTAYLLRRGFGLKLAKQTLKNLRSAPASFNQWWLLRKYGRKEGTLTLREPTLEMSHLVDLSTFFSEYEEILYEADRSFLDWSAEVPRLESCGLGTDACCGRFLQLQFIETVYLNHQLNRRLTSEERRETIRRGVEAGQRYRGSRMPDGDPGGADERYRCPLSVDRLCILYEYRPLVCRIYGIPVVYQGRICWWAIEPEKASEELRPFDLDLASRKLNALSRRLFHALTALPLEDRSLIFPVTHVVSGKFVEDYFEFLLHTGAKRSSSGRA; from the coding sequence ATGATCGCTTACCATCTCAATTGGATCACCGATCAGCTTGCCGTGGGGCATGCTCCCATGTCCTACGCGGAGTTGGATTCTCTGCGGGAGCAGGGCATCGACGCCCTCGTGAACCTTTGCGGCGAGTACTGTGACCTCCATGAAATCGAAAAGCGCGCGGGTTTCGACGTCTACTACCTCCCCGTGACCGACAATGAAGCGCCCCGCCTGGAAGAGCTCGAAAAGGCCCTCGACTGGCTGGACGAAGCCATTTACCTGGGGAAGAAGGTCCTGATTCACTGCCGTTTCGGTGTCGGCAGGACGGGAACCTTCGTAACCGCCTATCTGCTGAGGCGCGGGTTCGGCCTCAAGCTGGCCAAGCAGACGCTCAAGAACCTTCGTTCGGCGCCGGCGAGCTTCAACCAGTGGTGGCTGCTGAGGAAGTACGGCCGAAAAGAAGGGACGCTGACCCTGCGCGAACCCACCCTGGAAATGAGTCACTTGGTGGACCTTTCCACGTTCTTTTCCGAGTATGAAGAGATCCTGTACGAGGCGGACCGGTCCTTCCTGGACTGGTCCGCGGAAGTCCCCCGGCTGGAAAGCTGCGGGCTCGGAACCGATGCCTGCTGCGGGCGGTTTCTACAGCTCCAGTTTATCGAAACGGTCTACCTCAACCACCAACTGAACCGCCGGCTCACCAGCGAAGAACGGCGGGAGACGATCCGCCGTGGGGTGGAAGCCGGTCAACGGTATAGGGGTTCCCGGATGCCGGACGGCGATCCGGGCGGTGCGGATGAGCGCTACCGCTGCCCGTTGAGCGTGGACCGGCTCTGCATCCTCTACGAGTACCGGCCGCTGGTCTGCCGGATTTACGGCATCCCGGTGGTCTACCAAGGCCGCATCTGCTGGTGGGCGATCGAGCCGGAAAAGGCGTCCGAAGAGCTGCGGCCGTTCGATCTGGACCTGGCATCGCGGAAGCTCAACGCCCTTTCCCGCCGGCTGTTCCACGCCTTGACCGCCCTGCCGCTCGAAGACCGCAGCCTGATCTTTCCCGTCACCCACGTGGTGTCCGGAAAGTTCGTGGAAGACTACTTCGAGTTCCTCCTCCATACAGGCGCGAAAAGGAGTTCGTCCGGCCGCGCCTAG